One segment of Natranaeroarchaeum aerophilus DNA contains the following:
- a CDS encoding threonine synthase — MTYGSDHALTCRACGTMVEPADRSPSCPDCGGDLEVRMQPLPAELPGDAGGNAPADLRRYEGFLPTAGTSFVSMGEGWTPLVNAPTLADASASDASQPVPDIRLKNETTNPTWSWKDRVAALVVSHAVASGADRIATASSGNQGCAIAAYAARAGIDRVLVCASPSSEPPHCRQMRAHGAAVVTLSEYDGRRSLLEALADRGWFVAYDLPEWFGGQPYVYEGYRTIAFELVEQLGGVPDTVAVPVGSGAGIYGVWKGFRELTAAGIVDETPRLFSAESTERHPLACAYNANEETVGFDHGPEPISTSTMAPTADDRALDAVRESGGAAYVVDREAVEAAIRACGRDGVFLEPASGLAAAAVSRALADGAIDPDETIVTIGSGAGISWPETTAGAVGRAPTVEPSIEAVADAVSFSLD; from the coding sequence GTGACCTATGGATCGGATCACGCATTGACGTGTCGGGCGTGCGGGACGATGGTCGAGCCCGCCGACCGCTCGCCGTCCTGTCCCGACTGCGGAGGAGATCTCGAGGTGAGGATGCAGCCACTCCCTGCGGAACTGCCTGGAGACGCTGGGGGGAACGCGCCAGCGGATCTGCGGCGGTATGAGGGGTTCCTGCCGACCGCCGGAACGTCGTTCGTCTCGATGGGTGAGGGGTGGACACCGCTGGTCAACGCCCCGACGCTTGCTGACGCTTCCGCGTCGGATGCCAGCCAACCGGTGCCGGATATTCGCCTGAAAAACGAGACGACGAACCCGACATGGTCGTGGAAAGACCGGGTCGCCGCGCTTGTCGTCTCCCATGCCGTCGCCAGCGGTGCCGACCGAATCGCGACAGCCTCTTCAGGCAATCAGGGGTGCGCAATCGCGGCCTACGCCGCCCGTGCTGGGATCGACCGTGTCCTCGTGTGTGCCTCGCCGTCGAGCGAGCCGCCTCACTGCAGGCAGATGCGCGCACACGGCGCAGCGGTCGTGACGCTGTCCGAGTACGACGGCCGGCGATCCCTCCTTGAGGCACTCGCGGATCGGGGCTGGTTCGTCGCCTATGACCTTCCCGAATGGTTCGGCGGACAGCCGTACGTCTACGAAGGCTACAGGACGATCGCGTTCGAGCTCGTTGAGCAGCTCGGCGGTGTCCCCGACACCGTTGCAGTTCCGGTCGGGTCAGGTGCTGGGATCTACGGCGTCTGGAAGGGGTTCCGGGAGCTGACAGCGGCAGGCATCGTCGACGAGACGCCGCGGCTGTTTAGCGCCGAGTCGACAGAGCGCCATCCGCTGGCCTGCGCGTACAACGCGAACGAGGAGACCGTCGGCTTCGACCACGGGCCGGAACCGATCAGCACATCGACGATGGCACCGACCGCCGACGATCGCGCGCTCGATGCCGTCCGCGAGTCCGGCGGTGCAGCCTACGTTGTCGATCGCGAGGCTGTCGAGGCGGCAATCCGGGCGTGCGGGCGCGACGGCGTGTTCCTCGAACCCGCTTCGGGGCTCGCCGCCGCTGCGGTATCGCGGGCGCTCGCGGACGGAGCGATCGATCCGGACGAGACGATAGTCACGATCGGCTCTGGTGCCGGCATTTCTTGGCCCGAAACGACCGCAGGGGCGGTGGGGCGAGCGCCGACCGTCGAGCCGTCAATCGAGGCCGTCGCCGACGCTGTCTCGTTCTCGCTTGACTGA
- a CDS encoding type II toxin-antitoxin system VapC family toxin produces MKVLDSSFCAEFLRGYDHAKRYRMDHQDEAFVLPAIGLYELYHGALKTDRNPIEIEQDLPWVERIEYTPEHALEGARIRNELEKNGQRIQHPDMMIAGVARFFDAPVVTTDGGFEAVEGLVVENPRELY; encoded by the coding sequence ATGAAAGTGCTCGATAGCAGCTTCTGTGCCGAATTCCTTCGGGGATACGACCACGCGAAACGGTACCGGATGGACCATCAGGACGAGGCGTTCGTTCTTCCAGCAATCGGGCTGTACGAACTGTATCACGGTGCACTCAAAACTGACCGCAACCCCATCGAAATCGAACAAGATCTACCATGGGTGGAACGGATCGAATACACGCCCGAACACGCTCTCGAAGGAGCACGGATCCGGAACGAACTGGAAAAAAACGGACAACGGATCCAGCATCCGGACATGATGATCGCTGGCGTCGCACGCTTTTTCGACGCTCCGGTCGTCACGACCGATGGCGGATTCGAGGCGGTCGAGGGACTCGTCGTCGAGAATCCGCGAGAACTGTACTGA
- a CDS encoding antitoxin VapB family protein: protein MSDKTIRVSERTWEKLQARKRGNESFEDVIERELEDDDPLAGFGAWSETKIDEAVEEVKHEMDDDFESST from the coding sequence ATGAGTGACAAGACGATCCGAGTCTCCGAGCGAACCTGGGAGAAGCTGCAGGCCCGAAAGCGTGGGAACGAGAGCTTCGAGGACGTAATCGAACGTGAACTCGAAGACGACGATCCACTCGCGGGGTTCGGAGCCTGGAGTGAGACGAAGATTGACGAGGCCGTAGAGGAAGTCAAGCACGAAATGGACGACGACTTCGAGTCCAGTACATGA
- the hisG gene encoding ATP phosphoribosyltransferase, whose amino-acid sequence MRIAVPNKGRLHEPALDLLERAGLHVVDGADRKLYADTVDPDVTLLFARAADIPKYVSDGAADVGITGHDQIAESDPDNVTELLDLGFGQCRLVLASPEDGDIERVEQLDGKKVATEFPTIARNYFDEQGVDPHIVEVTGATELTPHVEMADAIIDITSTGTTLKVNRLGIIDEVLASSVRLFARDDVADDDKVGQIETALESVLSADGKRYLMMNVPEERLDAVQDVIPGMGGPTVMDIASGNGKDGKVAVHAVVDERDVFEVITEVKSEGASDILVTEIERLVE is encoded by the coding sequence ATGCGAATCGCTGTCCCCAACAAGGGTCGTCTTCACGAGCCAGCACTCGATCTTCTGGAGCGTGCGGGCCTGCACGTCGTCGACGGCGCGGACCGCAAACTGTACGCCGACACGGTCGATCCGGACGTCACCCTGCTCTTTGCCCGTGCCGCAGATATTCCCAAATACGTGAGCGACGGTGCAGCGGACGTGGGCATCACCGGCCACGATCAGATCGCCGAGTCCGATCCGGACAACGTCACCGAACTGCTGGATCTCGGCTTTGGTCAGTGTCGCCTCGTGCTTGCATCGCCCGAGGACGGCGATATCGAGCGCGTCGAACAGCTCGATGGGAAGAAAGTCGCCACCGAGTTCCCGACGATCGCCCGGAACTACTTCGACGAGCAGGGCGTCGACCCCCACATCGTCGAGGTGACCGGCGCGACCGAACTCACCCCCCACGTCGAGATGGCCGACGCGATCATCGATATCACGAGCACGGGGACGACGCTCAAAGTAAACAGGTTAGGAATCATCGACGAGGTCCTCGCGAGTTCGGTGCGGCTGTTCGCCCGCGATGACGTGGCCGACGACGACAAGGTCGGGCAGATCGAGACCGCACTCGAATCGGTGCTGAGCGCCGACGGCAAACGCTACCTGATGATGAACGTCCCCGAAGAGCGCCTCGATGCGGTGCAGGACGTGATCCCCGGCATGGGCGGCCCAACTGTCATGGACATCGCGAGCGGGAACGGCAAGGACGGGAAGGTCGCCGTCCACGCAGTCGTCGACGAGCGGGACGTCTTCGAGGTCATCACCGAGGTGAAATCGGAAGGGGCAAGCGATATCCTCGTGACCGAAATCGAGCGGCTCGTCGAGTAG
- a CDS encoding DUF7473 family protein, whose amino-acid sequence MIFPALSVVPDTVPAVLGTLLIATVFYGITAHLAARYVLGDVRIEHGLMVGAVPASIIVVGIQLLGTGAGIAIVVLAAIVADFLAIERLYDTERRFAAMITVVHFAISVLLGSVLASVFV is encoded by the coding sequence ATGATCTTCCCTGCGCTCTCGGTCGTTCCGGACACGGTCCCGGCCGTGCTTGGGACCTTACTCATCGCGACCGTCTTCTACGGTATCACCGCGCATCTCGCCGCCCGGTACGTGCTCGGTGACGTCAGGATCGAGCACGGCCTGATGGTCGGGGCAGTCCCGGCGTCGATCATCGTCGTCGGTATCCAGTTACTTGGCACCGGCGCGGGGATCGCGATCGTCGTTCTCGCCGCGATCGTCGCCGACTTCCTCGCGATCGAGCGGCTCTACGACACGGAGCGGCGCTTCGCCGCCATGATCACCGTCGTCCACTTCGCGATCAGCGTCCTGCTCGGGAGCGTGCTCGCTTCCGTGTTCGTCTGA
- a CDS encoding TATA-box-binding protein, which yields MSDPKETINIENVVASTGIGQELDLQSVAMDLEGADYDPEQFPGLVYRTQEPKSAALIFRSGKIVCTGAKSTDDVHESLRIVFDKLRDLEINVNEDPEIVVQNIVTSADLGHNLNLNAIAIGLGLENIEYEPEQFPGLVYRLDDPEVVALLFGSGKLVITGGKQPVDAEHAVDKIVSRLEDLGLLE from the coding sequence ATGAGCGACCCCAAGGAAACTATCAATATCGAAAACGTCGTCGCGTCGACGGGCATCGGACAGGAGCTCGACCTCCAGAGCGTCGCAATGGACCTCGAGGGCGCGGATTACGATCCCGAGCAGTTCCCCGGCCTCGTCTACCGCACGCAGGAACCCAAGTCGGCCGCACTGATCTTCCGATCGGGCAAGATCGTCTGTACCGGCGCGAAATCGACCGACGACGTCCACGAGAGTCTGCGTATCGTCTTCGACAAGCTTCGTGACCTCGAGATCAACGTCAACGAGGACCCCGAAATTGTCGTCCAGAACATCGTCACGTCCGCGGATCTGGGTCACAACCTCAACCTGAACGCGATCGCGATCGGGCTGGGGCTGGAAAACATCGAGTACGAGCCCGAGCAGTTCCCCGGCCTCGTCTACCGACTCGACGATCCGGAGGTCGTTGCACTACTCTTTGGTAGCGGGAAACTCGTCATCACCGGCGGCAAACAGCCCGTCGACGCCGAGCACGCCGTCGACAAGATCGTCTCCCGACTCGAAGATCTCGGCTTGCTGGAGTAG
- a CDS encoding methyltransferase domain-containing protein encodes MYLLELGGEDDRFAAREAASAASDPELVAPGVVTARAIDRETVSKLAYTRRASELVGTTDADVDSAEALLTAAPLDREGTVAVRAVDVRSSTGVDTQRVERALGDVLVSRGFTVDLDDPDHVLRAVFTDESAWERDGDIDPREAVTTGTADPIPVEDDPDDLCALGWLAVESVREYGSRAPTDRPFFQPGSMDPLLARALVNIAGARPGTTLVDPMCGTGGVLIEGGLVGGSVLGVDAQAKMARGTAQNLAELVPDERVLGTMRGDATALPLADDAADAVVFDAPYGRQSKIANLDLAELVAGALAEARRIADRAVVVADRSWETEARAAGWTVDARFERRVHRSLTRYVLVLSSE; translated from the coding sequence GTGTACCTGCTGGAACTCGGCGGCGAAGACGACCGATTTGCGGCCCGCGAGGCTGCTAGCGCCGCCAGCGATCCCGAACTGGTTGCGCCGGGCGTCGTCACGGCGCGCGCCATCGACCGCGAGACGGTTTCGAAGCTCGCGTACACCCGCCGCGCGAGCGAGCTCGTCGGAACGACCGACGCGGACGTCGACAGCGCCGAAGCACTGCTCACTGCCGCACCGCTGGACCGCGAGGGGACGGTGGCGGTGCGCGCAGTCGACGTCCGCTCGAGCACCGGCGTCGACACCCAGCGTGTCGAGCGCGCGCTCGGCGACGTGCTCGTCAGTCGGGGCTTTACAGTCGATCTCGACGATCCCGATCACGTCCTGCGGGCCGTCTTCACCGACGAATCGGCGTGGGAGCGCGACGGCGATATCGACCCGCGCGAGGCCGTCACGACGGGGACGGCGGACCCCATTCCCGTCGAAGACGATCCCGACGACCTCTGCGCGCTGGGCTGGCTCGCGGTCGAGAGCGTCCGCGAGTACGGCTCGCGCGCACCGACCGACCGACCCTTCTTCCAGCCCGGCAGCATGGACCCGCTGCTGGCCCGCGCGCTGGTGAACATCGCCGGGGCGCGCCCGGGCACGACGCTCGTCGATCCAATGTGTGGCACCGGCGGCGTCCTGATCGAGGGCGGCCTTGTGGGCGGATCGGTGCTCGGCGTCGACGCACAGGCGAAGATGGCCCGCGGAACGGCGCAGAACCTCGCCGAGCTGGTCCCCGACGAGCGCGTCCTCGGCACAATGCGCGGTGACGCCACCGCCCTGCCGCTCGCGGACGACGCCGCCGACGCTGTAGTCTTCGACGCGCCCTACGGCCGCCAGTCGAAGATCGCCAATCTCGATCTCGCGGAGCTCGTTGCGGGCGCGCTCGCAGAGGCACGTCGGATCGCCGACCGGGCGGTCGTCGTCGCTGATCGCTCGTGGGAAACCGAAGCGCGGGCGGCGGGCTGGACCGTCGACGCGCGCTTCGAGCGTCGGGTCCATCGCTCGCTGACGCGGTACGTGCTGGTGCTGAGTAGCGAGTAA
- a CDS encoding AAA family ATPase: MDSPLWTDVHAPSLDELPQDDVREYLQRGVDEPLNLVLHGPPGSGKTAAVRALAAEAHENPDNDLIEINVADFFDRTKTEIKNDERFASFLEGRSSMAKRDMINHVLKESASYAPVSGTYKTIVLDNAEAIREDFQQALRRVMERHHKTTQFVITTRQPTKLIPPIRSRCFPVPVRAPTHDEIAEILERIATAEDAEFDENGLKFIAGYADGDLRKAILGAQTTYEKEGEITRTAAYEVLGDLGTDDQVKEMLDAAEAGEFTDARSTLDDLLVDEGLSGEEVLEDVLRIAQSRYDGDKQTKLYRMAGEIDMDLTEGTNDRLHVSHLLSQLPELAWANEA, encoded by the coding sequence ATGGACTCGCCGCTGTGGACCGACGTGCACGCCCCGTCGCTGGACGAGCTGCCCCAGGACGATGTCCGCGAGTATCTCCAGCGTGGCGTCGACGAGCCGCTGAACCTCGTGTTACACGGCCCACCGGGCAGCGGCAAGACTGCCGCGGTCCGCGCGCTCGCCGCCGAAGCACACGAGAACCCCGACAACGACCTCATCGAGATCAACGTCGCGGACTTCTTCGACCGCACGAAAACCGAGATCAAAAACGACGAGCGGTTCGCCTCGTTTCTGGAGGGGCGAAGCTCGATGGCGAAACGCGACATGATCAACCACGTCCTCAAGGAGTCGGCCAGCTACGCGCCGGTCTCGGGGACCTACAAGACGATCGTGCTGGACAACGCCGAAGCGATCCGCGAGGACTTCCAGCAGGCGCTGCGTCGGGTGATGGAGCGTCACCACAAAACGACCCAGTTCGTCATCACGACGCGCCAGCCGACCAAGCTCATCCCGCCGATCCGCTCGCGGTGTTTTCCTGTTCCTGTTCGCGCGCCGACCCACGACGAGATCGCGGAGATCTTAGAGCGGATCGCGACCGCGGAGGACGCCGAGTTCGACGAGAACGGCCTCAAGTTCATCGCGGGCTACGCCGATGGCGACCTCCGGAAGGCGATCCTGGGCGCACAGACCACCTACGAGAAAGAGGGCGAGATCACCCGCACTGCTGCCTACGAGGTGCTCGGCGATCTGGGCACCGACGATCAGGTCAAGGAGATGCTAGACGCCGCCGAAGCGGGCGAGTTCACCGACGCCCGCTCGACGCTCGACGACCTGCTCGTCGACGAGGGGCTCTCGGGCGAGGAGGTCCTCGAAGACGTCCTGCGCATCGCCCAGTCACGGTACGACGGCGACAAGCAGACGAAGCTCTACCGGATGGCCGGCGAGATCGACATGGATCTCACCGAGGGGACGAACGATCGGCTCCACGTCTCACATCTGCTCTCGCAACTGCCGGAGCTGGCGTGGGCGAACGAGGCCTGA
- the rnz gene encoding ribonuclease Z, with protein sequence MTLRVTFLGTSGAVPTTRRNPSAISVAREGDHLLFDCAEGTQRQMMRFGTGFDVSHLFLTHTHGDHTYGIPGLLDTMDFNDREAAMTIHVPPGTKGQIKAFIESAGGRPSFPLRLNEVGDDDVALRTDEYAVRTFPVEHRTTAVGYALVEDDRKGRFDREHAEELGVPVGPKFSRLHDGKPVELDDGTVVKPEQVVGEPRPGRKFVYTGDTRPVDETVEIATDADLLVHDATFAEDRQDRARKTGHSTASEAAAVARRANAKRLALVHISSRYTGDVSDHLQEARTAFDGDVFVPEDGETVDVPFPDS encoded by the coding sequence ATGACGCTTCGCGTGACGTTTCTGGGGACCAGCGGGGCCGTGCCGACGACCAGACGCAACCCCAGCGCGATCTCGGTCGCCCGCGAGGGCGATCACCTCCTCTTTGACTGCGCCGAGGGCACCCAGCGCCAGATGATGCGCTTTGGCACCGGTTTCGACGTCTCTCATCTCTTTCTCACCCACACCCACGGCGATCACACCTACGGGATCCCGGGCCTGCTGGACACGATGGACTTCAACGACCGCGAGGCCGCGATGACGATTCACGTCCCACCGGGTACGAAAGGCCAGATCAAGGCCTTCATCGAGTCCGCAGGCGGTCGTCCCTCCTTTCCCCTCCGGCTCAACGAGGTCGGCGACGACGACGTGGCGCTCCGAACCGACGAGTATGCGGTCCGGACCTTCCCCGTCGAGCACCGGACGACCGCGGTCGGCTACGCGCTTGTCGAGGACGACCGAAAGGGCCGATTCGACCGCGAGCATGCCGAAGAGCTGGGCGTCCCCGTCGGGCCGAAGTTCTCACGGCTCCACGACGGCAAGCCGGTCGAACTCGATGATGGCACCGTTGTCAAACCCGAGCAGGTTGTCGGCGAGCCCCGACCGGGCCGGAAATTCGTCTACACCGGCGATACCCGCCCGGTCGACGAGACCGTCGAGATCGCCACGGACGCCGACCTGCTCGTCCACGACGCCACCTTCGCCGAGGACCGACAGGACCGCGCCCGCAAGACCGGCCACTCGACGGCGAGCGAGGCCGCCGCGGTCGCCCGCCGCGCGAACGCCAAACGACTCGCACTCGTTCACATCTCTTCGCGGTACACCGGCGACGTGAGCGACCACCTGCAGGAAGCCCGCACAGCGTTCGACGGCGACGTATTCGTGCCCGAGGACGGCGAGACGGTCGACGTGCCGTTTCCCGATAGCTAG